The following proteins are co-located in the Polymorphospora rubra genome:
- a CDS encoding aspartate aminotransferase family protein: MVRGEGIYLYDENGRRYVDCAAGTFNLSLGYSHPAVVEAIRKQSESLIHTTSTFQVDPVSRTVRRLVEESPPNLVQVHLKVGGGSEANEGAVKMAQRATGRREVITLFRSHHGQTMMMTSMSGNAFRKAPFPILYPGSVQVPDPYCFRCFYGQDRQTCGLMCVDRIDDFLEYASGGQVAAVIVEPISGNGGNVVAPDGYLPRLREFCDRHDIVLIFDEIQTGIGRTGRMFAAQHFGVEPDAITVGKGLGGSGAQIAGILTNERLAGLPAHHHSFTYGANALAAAAAAVTLDIVARPEFLANVRATGEHIMARLRDLQRRHRAIGDVRGVGLMIGMELVQPDNAPAVALTGELAERGMGHGLVLRTSRYGHGNVLKIRPPLILTHAEADLICDRLDALLREVTA; encoded by the coding sequence ATGGTTCGCGGCGAGGGCATCTATCTGTACGACGAAAACGGACGGCGGTACGTCGACTGCGCCGCCGGAACGTTCAATCTGAGCCTGGGCTACTCGCACCCGGCGGTGGTCGAGGCGATCCGGAAACAGTCCGAGTCCCTCATCCACACGACCTCGACGTTCCAGGTGGATCCGGTCAGTCGCACCGTCCGGCGGCTCGTCGAGGAGTCACCGCCGAACCTGGTGCAGGTCCACCTCAAGGTCGGCGGCGGCTCGGAGGCGAACGAGGGCGCGGTCAAGATGGCCCAGCGGGCGACCGGACGGCGGGAGGTGATCACGCTGTTCCGCAGCCACCACGGGCAGACGATGATGATGACGTCGATGTCGGGAAACGCATTCCGCAAGGCCCCATTCCCGATCCTCTACCCGGGCTCGGTGCAGGTTCCCGATCCGTACTGCTTCCGCTGTTTCTACGGACAGGATCGACAGACCTGCGGGCTGATGTGCGTCGACCGCATCGACGACTTCCTGGAGTACGCCAGCGGCGGCCAGGTCGCTGCGGTCATCGTGGAACCCATCTCCGGCAACGGCGGCAACGTGGTGGCGCCGGACGGCTATCTGCCCCGGCTGCGGGAATTCTGCGACCGCCACGACATCGTGCTCATCTTCGACGAGATCCAGACCGGCATCGGCCGGACCGGACGGATGTTCGCCGCCCAGCACTTCGGGGTCGAACCCGACGCGATCACCGTCGGAAAGGGGCTCGGCGGCAGCGGCGCGCAGATCGCCGGCATCCTCACCAACGAGCGGCTGGCCGGGCTGCCCGCGCACCACCACTCGTTCACGTACGGCGCCAACGCGCTGGCCGCGGCGGCCGCCGCCGTGACGCTGGACATCGTGGCCCGGCCGGAGTTCCTGGCCAACGTCCGCGCCACCGGCGAGCACATCATGGCCCGGCTGCGGGACCTGCAGCGGCGCCACCGCGCCATCGGCGACGTACGGGGCGTCGGGCTCATGATCGGCATGGAGCTGGTGCAGCCCGACAACGCGCCGGCGGTGGCGCTGACCGGCGAGCTCGCCGAACGGGGCATGGGGCACGGGCTGGTGCTGCGCACCTCCCGGTACGGCCACGGCAACGTGCTGAAGATCCGTCCGCCGCTCATCCTCACCCACGCCGAGGCGGACCTGATCTGCGACCGCCTCGACGCCCTGCTGCGGGAGGTCACCGCATGA
- a CDS encoding glycosyltransferase family 2 protein — protein sequence MDPLVSVVIPCYNRARTVALCVESVRRQTHPAIEIIVVDDASTDDSAMIAASAGATVMRLPANSGPGAARNLGAAHAQGEILFFLDADVALEPDSVAAAVAELRSSPRLGAICGVLRPESLLSHNLIAEYRALQMYHWWLAREGPMEGLHTALCAMRADVFRELGPFNPDLRHTEAPEYGYRIRQRYDVRSTAAIAGVHDHDTTLKVLLPKVFLRARASAYEVRPGEVLGGAASRVLASGLILAAALTTPVPLVVGAGGTVVPLLLLAVAVALEGGTYRRVVADRGIGFGLRFAAVHLLYQLTSAAGAAIGTTERLLRLGTRRATPPIGVPR from the coding sequence GTGGACCCGCTGGTTTCCGTCGTCATCCCCTGCTACAACCGGGCCCGCACGGTCGCGCTGTGCGTCGAGTCGGTGCGCCGGCAGACCCACCCCGCCATCGAGATCATCGTGGTCGACGACGCGAGCACCGACGACTCCGCCATGATCGCCGCGTCGGCCGGCGCCACGGTCATGCGGCTGCCGGCGAACAGCGGTCCCGGCGCCGCCCGCAACCTCGGCGCCGCGCACGCGCAGGGCGAGATCCTGTTCTTTCTCGACGCCGACGTCGCGCTCGAGCCGGACAGCGTCGCCGCCGCGGTCGCCGAACTGCGGTCGTCGCCCCGGCTCGGCGCCATCTGCGGTGTGCTGCGTCCGGAGTCGCTGCTGTCCCACAACCTCATCGCCGAATACCGGGCGCTGCAGATGTACCACTGGTGGCTGGCCCGGGAGGGCCCCATGGAAGGGCTGCACACCGCGCTGTGCGCGATGCGCGCCGACGTCTTCCGTGAACTCGGGCCGTTCAACCCCGACCTGCGGCACACCGAGGCACCCGAGTACGGCTACCGGATCCGGCAGCGCTACGACGTACGCAGCACCGCCGCCATCGCCGGCGTGCACGACCACGACACGACGCTGAAGGTCCTGCTGCCCAAGGTGTTCCTGCGGGCGCGGGCCAGCGCCTACGAGGTACGGCCCGGCGAGGTCCTCGGCGGCGCCGCCTCCCGGGTGCTGGCCAGCGGTCTCATTCTCGCCGCCGCGCTCACCACGCCGGTGCCGCTCGTCGTGGGCGCCGGCGGGACCGTGGTGCCCCTGCTGCTGCTCGCCGTGGCGGTGGCGCTGGAGGGCGGCACCTACCGTCGGGTCGTCGCCGACCGGGGTATCGGGTTCGGGCTCCGGTTCGCCGCCGTCCACCTGCTCTACCAGCTCACCTCGGCGGCCGGTGCCGCGATCGGGACCACCGAGCGGCTCCTGCGCCTGGGCACCCGGCGGGCCACCCCGCCGATCGGGGTGCCCCGGTGA
- a CDS encoding glycosyltransferase 87 family protein, with protein MSVAPNSGLDRRTVLAATTGVLVLTVAVTAAAIALVQWVAANTGSAWAPGGDLAVYRDAAGAVLAGESPYEVSRDGYGFVYPPFAVLALLPLAQVGPAVGFWVWTVGSALLVPAVVWLLIGHLAPGGGRRSLVLLALGTLAVLPLSPIAGTLLLGNVNILLLALVLVDLLRIRGRHQGILIGLAAGLKLTPLIFVAYLLLTGRIRAGLTALATFAGTVAIGFLFLPSASATFWGGAFVDGSRTRPPDEEAFGSSLRGAVLNLLPESTHPVWLPASVLAGVAGLAVAVWASRRHEELTGILACAVTGLLVSPVTWYAHWVWCVPLLALIAARSGRPVPSLIAARSGRSVPSLSAARSGRPVLLGGLWLVFALPLPWWIAYVGGWVPVPEQTWVMPVELLYTALGAALLVLVAARLRHTGPTPGPSSGRIPEPATSEGRP; from the coding sequence GTGAGCGTGGCCCCGAATTCCGGCCTCGACCGGCGTACGGTCCTGGCCGCCACGACCGGCGTGCTCGTGCTGACCGTCGCCGTGACGGCCGCGGCGATCGCCCTCGTGCAGTGGGTCGCCGCGAACACCGGGAGCGCCTGGGCGCCCGGCGGCGACCTGGCGGTCTACCGGGACGCCGCCGGCGCGGTCCTTGCCGGAGAGTCACCCTACGAGGTCAGCCGGGACGGGTACGGGTTCGTCTACCCGCCGTTCGCGGTGCTGGCCCTGCTGCCGCTGGCCCAGGTCGGCCCCGCCGTCGGGTTCTGGGTCTGGACGGTCGGCTCGGCGCTGCTCGTCCCGGCCGTGGTGTGGCTCCTGATCGGACACCTCGCGCCCGGCGGCGGTCGGCGGTCCCTGGTGCTGCTCGCGCTCGGCACCCTGGCCGTGCTGCCACTGTCGCCGATCGCCGGAACGCTGCTGCTGGGCAACGTGAACATCCTGCTGCTGGCGCTGGTGCTGGTCGACCTGCTCCGGATCAGGGGACGACACCAGGGGATCCTGATCGGCCTCGCCGCCGGGCTCAAGCTGACGCCGCTGATCTTCGTCGCCTATCTGCTGCTGACCGGCCGGATCAGAGCCGGGCTGACCGCGCTGGCGACGTTCGCCGGCACCGTCGCGATCGGCTTCCTGTTCCTGCCGTCCGCCTCGGCCACCTTCTGGGGCGGCGCCTTCGTTGACGGCTCGCGGACCCGGCCCCCGGACGAGGAGGCGTTCGGCAGCTCGCTTCGCGGGGCCGTACTGAACCTCCTGCCGGAGTCGACGCACCCGGTGTGGCTGCCCGCGAGCGTGCTGGCGGGCGTGGCCGGACTGGCCGTCGCGGTCTGGGCGAGCCGCCGCCACGAGGAGCTGACCGGGATCCTGGCCTGCGCCGTCACCGGCCTGCTCGTCTCGCCGGTCACCTGGTACGCCCACTGGGTGTGGTGCGTGCCGTTACTGGCCCTGATCGCCGCCCGTTCCGGGCGGCCCGTACCGTCCCTGATCGCCGCCCGTTCCGGGCGTTCCGTACCGTCCCTGTCCGCCGCCCGTTCCGGGCGGCCGGTGCTGCTCGGCGGCCTGTGGCTCGTCTTCGCGCTGCCGCTGCCGTGGTGGATCGCCTACGTCGGCGGCTGGGTGCCGGTGCCCGAACAGACCTGGGTGATGCCGGTCGAACTGCTCTACACCGCCCTCGGGGCGGCGTTGCTGGTCCTGGTCGCGGCCCGGTTGCGGCACACCGGCCCGACGCCCGGCCCGTCCTCCGGCCGGATCCCGGAACCCGCGACGTCCGAGGGGAGACCGTAG
- a CDS encoding glycosyltransferase family 2 protein translates to MAPADAVAVIVPNFNKEKTLRACLESVFGQSYAPVEVVVVDDRSTDGSREIAAGFPCRVVELPVNSGPAAARNAGVAASSAPLLFFVDSDTALAPDAVGNAVRLLVGSPGVGMVQGIYDARPLFDDGPVEAYRVAFEHFWRKRSVGRRRAATLFAASLIPRTVFEEVGGFDESLRTGEDAEFGTRLPDHYHLVVTDTVVTRHDDVDRFVPFVREQFGFATQTPLVMLRAGRRRNAGTGMRVNAFSPTGLVLSGLSLLTLPFVFFLPWLLPLWLGLLVASAATSHRFLRFTYRFRGAGFAAYATGMHMLLYALAVVGTGVGVLRVGYVVARGRAR, encoded by the coding sequence ATGGCGCCGGCCGACGCGGTGGCGGTGATCGTGCCGAATTTCAACAAGGAGAAGACGCTTCGGGCTTGTTTGGAGTCGGTGTTCGGGCAGTCGTATGCGCCGGTCGAGGTGGTGGTGGTGGATGACCGGAGTACGGATGGTTCGCGGGAGATCGCGGCGGGTTTTCCGTGTCGGGTGGTGGAGTTGCCGGTGAATTCGGGTCCGGCGGCGGCGCGGAATGCGGGGGTGGCGGCGAGTTCGGCGCCGTTGTTGTTCTTTGTGGATTCGGATACGGCGTTGGCGCCGGATGCGGTGGGGAACGCGGTGCGGCTTTTGGTGGGGTCGCCGGGGGTGGGGATGGTGCAGGGGATCTATGACGCGCGTCCGTTGTTCGATGACGGTCCGGTGGAGGCGTACCGGGTGGCGTTCGAGCATTTCTGGCGCAAGCGCAGCGTCGGCCGGCGGCGGGCCGCGACGCTGTTCGCGGCCAGCCTGATCCCGCGCACGGTGTTCGAGGAGGTCGGCGGCTTCGACGAGAGCCTGCGCACCGGCGAGGACGCCGAGTTCGGCACCCGGCTGCCCGACCACTACCACCTCGTCGTCACCGACACCGTCGTCACCCGGCACGACGACGTGGACCGCTTCGTGCCGTTCGTACGCGAGCAGTTCGGCTTCGCGACCCAGACGCCGCTGGTCATGCTCCGGGCCGGCCGGCGGCGCAACGCCGGCACCGGGATGCGGGTGAACGCGTTCTCCCCGACCGGGCTCGTCCTGTCCGGACTCAGCCTGCTCACCCTGCCGTTCGTCTTCTTCCTGCCGTGGCTGCTGCCGCTGTGGCTCGGCCTGCTCGTGGCGTCCGCCGCGACGAGTCACCGGTTCCTGCGCTTCACCTACCGGTTCCGTGGCGCCGGCTTCGCCGCGTACGCGACCGGGATGCACATGCTGCTCTACGCGCTGGCCGTCGTCGGCACCGGAGTCGGCGTCCTGCGGGTCGGGTACGTCGTGGCCAGGGGGCGGGCCCGGTGA
- a CDS encoding glycosyltransferase family 2 protein — translation MSGADAVAVIVPNFNKEKTLRACLESVFGQSYAPVEVVVVDDRSTDGSREIAAGFPCRVVELPVNSGPAAARNAGVAASSAPLLFFVDSDTALAPDAVGNAVRLLVGSPGVGMVQGIYDARPLFDDGPVEAYRVAFEHFWRKRSVGRDTGALFAATLIPRTVFEEVGGFDERLRSGEDDEFGTRLPDRYRLVATDLVLTRHDDVDRLLPLLTEQFVRASAKPLLMVRTWRRQRAGAASTGARAGMMSTDRFRHLEWAAQTSLLTSTLALAILPLALLVPWLALTWPVLGAVFVAANHRFLRLTYELRGPGFAVFAAGLHALSYAALVAGLAAGLPRAGYALLRERAHRTRPRPAGAGVPE, via the coding sequence GTGAGCGGGGCGGACGCGGTGGCGGTGATCGTGCCGAATTTCAACAAGGAGAAGACGCTTCGGGCTTGTTTGGAGTCGGTGTTCGGGCAGTCGTATGCGCCGGTCGAGGTGGTGGTGGTGGATGACCGGAGTACGGATGGTTCGCGGGAGATCGCGGCGGGTTTTCCGTGTCGGGTGGTGGAGTTGCCGGTGAATTCGGGTCCGGCGGCGGCGCGGAATGCGGGGGTGGCGGCGAGTTCGGCGCCGTTGTTGTTCTTTGTGGATTCGGATACGGCGTTGGCGCCGGATGCGGTGGGGAACGCGGTGCGGCTTTTGGTGGGGTCGCCGGGGGTGGGGATGGTGCAGGGGATCTATGACGCGCGTCCGTTGTTCGATGACGGTCCGGTGGAGGCGTACCGGGTGGCGTTCGAGCATTTCTGGCGCAAGCGCAGCGTCGGCCGGGACACCGGCGCCCTCTTCGCCGCCACCCTGATCCCGCGCACGGTGTTCGAGGAGGTCGGCGGCTTCGACGAACGGCTGCGCAGCGGTGAGGACGACGAGTTCGGCACCCGGCTGCCCGACCGCTACCGGCTGGTGGCCACCGACCTGGTGCTGACCCGCCACGACGACGTCGACCGGCTGCTGCCGCTGCTGACCGAACAGTTCGTCCGCGCCAGCGCGAAGCCGCTGCTCATGGTCCGTACGTGGCGCCGCCAGCGGGCCGGTGCGGCGAGCACCGGCGCCCGCGCCGGCATGATGTCGACCGACCGCTTCCGGCACCTCGAATGGGCCGCCCAGACGTCGCTGCTCACGTCGACCCTGGCCCTGGCGATCCTGCCACTGGCGCTGCTCGTGCCCTGGCTGGCGCTGACCTGGCCGGTGCTCGGCGCGGTGTTCGTGGCGGCCAACCACCGGTTCCTCCGGCTCACGTACGAGCTGCGCGGGCCGGGCTTCGCCGTCTTCGCCGCCGGCCTGCACGCGCTGTCGTACGCCGCCCTGGTCGCCGGCCTGGCCGCCGGGCTGCCCCGGGCCGGCTACGCGCTGCTGCGCGAACGTGCGCACCGGACCCGACCGCGTCCGGCGGGGGCGGGGGTGCCGGAATGA
- a CDS encoding lysylphosphatidylglycerol synthase domain-containing protein, whose amino-acid sequence MNLGALLGAARRPVPRWWRPLWRVVVVVFTLVVVAAVVRALAGQDWSVVAVLGERHDAAGIALLLAAALLAATVGPLLGMLSWRAVLLELGPPLRLTRVMRVFFVGFLAKYVPGKVPGIVAAVKVATSNGITLPRMLVAGTLSTLLVHLTGLTVGLLAGVQVLGGRAAWLALAALPVLVAVGWPGLLGRAAHLVLRLLRRPEPARSVSDRAVRVAVGWQTLSWLVSGVHLWVLAVAMGAPPGPSLPLCVGAFGLATVVGVLAVVVPDGLGVRETVLTGALALVLPVPAAVVVAVASRLVTTVGEVVLGGAALGVVEIVHRRSSASDAALAREMSGHGQVDRDRGVRAADGEGGARPLPPLRQPVAGVADDDVRVRPGAGGEGRGPLGPHA is encoded by the coding sequence ATGAACCTCGGCGCACTGCTCGGCGCGGCCCGGCGCCCCGTACCGCGCTGGTGGCGTCCACTGTGGCGAGTCGTCGTGGTGGTGTTCACGCTCGTCGTCGTGGCCGCCGTCGTACGGGCGCTGGCCGGCCAGGACTGGTCGGTCGTCGCCGTCCTCGGCGAGCGGCACGACGCCGCCGGGATCGCCCTGCTGCTGGCCGCCGCCCTGCTGGCCGCCACGGTCGGCCCGCTGCTGGGAATGCTGTCGTGGCGGGCGGTCCTGCTCGAACTCGGCCCGCCGCTGCGCCTGACCCGGGTCATGCGCGTCTTCTTCGTCGGCTTCCTCGCCAAGTACGTGCCCGGCAAGGTGCCGGGCATCGTCGCCGCCGTCAAGGTGGCCACCTCCAACGGGATCACGCTGCCCAGGATGCTGGTGGCGGGAACGCTGAGCACACTGCTGGTCCACCTGACCGGGCTGACCGTCGGCCTGCTCGCCGGCGTACAGGTGCTCGGCGGTCGGGCCGCCTGGCTGGCGCTGGCCGCCCTGCCGGTCCTCGTCGCGGTGGGCTGGCCGGGGCTGCTCGGCCGGGCCGCGCACCTGGTGCTGCGGCTGCTGCGCCGGCCCGAGCCGGCCCGGTCGGTGTCCGACCGGGCGGTCCGCGTCGCGGTCGGCTGGCAGACCCTGTCGTGGCTGGTCAGCGGCGTGCACCTGTGGGTCCTCGCGGTGGCGATGGGGGCCCCGCCCGGCCCGTCGCTGCCGCTGTGCGTCGGCGCGTTCGGGCTGGCGACCGTCGTCGGCGTGCTGGCCGTCGTCGTGCCGGACGGGCTCGGCGTACGCGAGACGGTGCTCACCGGGGCGCTGGCTCTGGTGCTGCCGGTGCCGGCGGCGGTGGTGGTGGCCGTGGCGAGTCGGCTGGTGACCACCGTCGGCGAGGTGGTGCTCGGCGGTGCGGCGCTGGGCGTCGTGGAGATCGTCCATCGGAGGTCGTCCGCATCGGATGCGGCGTTGGCAAGGGAGATGAGCGGCCATGGGCAGGTTGATCGGGATCGAGGAGTGCGAGCAGCTGACGGCGAAGGAGGTGCACGACCTCTACCGCCGCTACGTCAGCCGGTCGCAGGTGTCGCTGATGACGACGTTCGGGTTCGGCCGGGAGCTGGTGGAGAAGGCCGAGGGCCCCTGGGTCCACATGCGTGA
- a CDS encoding aspartate aminotransferase family protein, giving the protein MTTFGFGRELVEKAEGPWVHMRDGSRVLDMSGGVGVLNHGHNHPRILAARARFAQQRRMEVHKAFFSPYLGALSHNVAELLPGDLSVSYFPNSGAEANEGAIKMAYKYHEGRRNTILRADISFHGKTLGAGSLTGSAENHFRFPGLPNAVVYPYGDVDAVRAAIEATRRADGGCDVYALMVEPYSASSMRCWSESALRELRQLCDDEDIVLIFDEVYTGWGKTGSLFYFMRYDGLLPDILAYSKSLGGGKASISGYTARERLFRKAYDRLADVILHSTTYYGFGEETVTAIEAVNVVVEDDFPGRARQIEAILGPGLERIRKAHPDAVDRVSGVGSLFGVFLNSGPKLLELAGKLVPGFNRDPQFGTKLITLSVIAHLYREHKIMTYYSPNAENPLMVAPTLMVEPADLEYFLDALDATLALGLRRLLTGFVREKVGSAW; this is encoded by the coding sequence ATGACGACGTTCGGGTTCGGCCGGGAGCTGGTGGAGAAGGCCGAGGGCCCCTGGGTCCACATGCGTGACGGCAGCCGGGTGCTGGACATGTCCGGCGGGGTCGGGGTGCTCAACCACGGCCACAACCATCCGCGGATCCTCGCGGCCCGGGCCCGGTTCGCGCAGCAGCGGCGGATGGAGGTCCACAAGGCGTTCTTCTCCCCGTACCTGGGGGCGCTGAGCCACAACGTGGCCGAACTGCTGCCCGGCGACCTGTCCGTCTCGTACTTCCCGAACTCCGGCGCCGAGGCCAACGAGGGCGCCATCAAGATGGCGTACAAGTATCACGAGGGGCGCCGGAACACGATCCTGCGCGCCGACATCAGCTTCCACGGCAAGACGCTCGGCGCGGGCAGCCTGACCGGTTCGGCGGAGAACCACTTCCGGTTCCCGGGACTGCCCAACGCGGTGGTGTATCCGTACGGCGACGTGGACGCGGTGCGCGCGGCGATCGAGGCCACCCGCCGGGCGGACGGCGGCTGCGACGTGTACGCGCTGATGGTGGAGCCGTACAGCGCGTCGAGCATGCGGTGCTGGTCGGAGTCGGCGTTGCGGGAGCTGCGGCAGCTCTGCGACGACGAGGACATCGTGCTGATCTTCGACGAGGTCTACACCGGATGGGGCAAGACCGGCAGCCTGTTCTACTTCATGCGCTACGACGGACTGCTGCCGGACATCCTCGCCTACTCCAAGTCCCTCGGCGGCGGGAAGGCCTCGATCTCCGGCTACACGGCGCGGGAGCGGCTGTTCCGCAAGGCGTACGACCGGCTCGCCGACGTGATCCTGCACAGCACCACGTACTACGGTTTCGGGGAGGAGACCGTGACCGCGATCGAGGCGGTCAACGTGGTCGTGGAGGACGACTTCCCGGGCCGGGCGCGGCAGATCGAGGCGATCCTCGGACCCGGCCTGGAGCGGATCCGCAAGGCCCACCCGGACGCCGTCGACCGGGTGTCGGGGGTGGGATCGCTGTTCGGCGTGTTCCTGAACAGCGGCCCGAAGCTGCTCGAACTGGCCGGCAAGCTGGTCCCCGGGTTCAACCGCGACCCGCAGTTCGGCACCAAGCTGATCACCCTGTCGGTGATCGCCCACCTCTACCGCGAGCACAAGATCATGACGTACTACAGCCCAAACGCCGAGAACCCGCTCATGGTCGCGCCGACCCTGATGGTCGAGCCGGCCGACCTGGAGTACTTCCTGGACGCGCTCGACGCCACCCTCGCGCTGGGGCTGCGCCGGCTGCTGACCGGATTCGTCCGGGAGAAGGTCGGGTCCGCGTGGTAG
- a CDS encoding endonuclease/exonuclease/phosphatase family protein, whose amino-acid sequence MTAVGDVAAAPPRRRRRWGARVALGAAGAWLVFVAAHRLLSGRAWWWNLPDLLPPLLFVAAPLLLLVLVPLARPARLWCAALLVAALALGWPVAGVNPATLWHRPAPAPPDAVTVFSWNTWYWDQMLAAGPGGEPIHDPDRLYRYLHAQAADVYLLQEFLYFTPEWDPVPVADVDRLRREFPGFHIAVAGELLTVSRFPITLERPLDVRPWLDREWDDLPPADSRMPAYHTVKTLRTDLLVDGRVVTFYNSHLHVPVVGLPARAPDTADDGLARHDLRQASIRALAADVADNPHPVVFAGDLNTSPAMRLLRTLPDRLVDATAALDSPYPVSWARYGLPLWRLDWLFTSADVDVHEYRMVPPDGLSDHSGQFAVVSP is encoded by the coding sequence GTGACCGCGGTCGGTGACGTCGCGGCCGCACCGCCGCGGCGGCGACGGCGCTGGGGCGCCCGGGTCGCGCTCGGCGCGGCCGGGGCGTGGCTGGTGTTCGTCGCCGCCCACCGGCTGCTGTCCGGCCGGGCCTGGTGGTGGAACCTGCCGGACCTCCTGCCGCCGCTGCTCTTCGTCGCCGCCCCGCTGCTGCTGCTCGTCCTGGTGCCGCTGGCCCGGCCGGCCCGGCTCTGGTGCGCGGCCCTCCTCGTCGCGGCACTGGCGCTCGGCTGGCCGGTCGCCGGGGTCAACCCCGCCACGCTGTGGCACCGGCCCGCCCCGGCGCCGCCGGACGCGGTCACCGTCTTCTCCTGGAACACCTGGTACTGGGACCAGATGCTGGCGGCCGGCCCCGGCGGCGAGCCGATCCACGACCCCGACCGGCTGTACCGCTACCTGCACGCCCAGGCGGCCGACGTCTACCTGCTCCAGGAGTTCCTGTACTTCACCCCGGAGTGGGACCCGGTCCCGGTGGCCGACGTGGACCGGCTGCGGCGGGAGTTTCCCGGCTTCCACATCGCGGTCGCCGGGGAACTGCTGACGGTCTCCCGGTTCCCGATCACCCTGGAACGCCCGCTCGACGTACGCCCCTGGCTGGACCGGGAGTGGGACGACCTGCCCCCGGCCGACTCGCGGATGCCGGCGTACCACACGGTCAAGACGCTGCGTACGGATCTGCTCGTCGACGGCCGGGTGGTCACCTTCTACAACTCGCACCTGCACGTACCGGTCGTCGGGCTGCCGGCCCGCGCCCCGGACACCGCCGACGACGGGCTGGCCCGCCACGACCTGCGGCAGGCCAGCATCCGCGCACTGGCCGCCGACGTCGCCGACAACCCGCACCCGGTCGTGTTCGCCGGCGACCTGAACACCTCACCGGCCATGCGGCTGCTGCGCACGCTGCCGGACCGGCTGGTCGACGCCACCGCCGCCCTGGACTCGCCCTACCCGGTCTCGTGGGCCCGCTACGGCCTGCCCCTGTGGCGGCTCGACTGGCTGTTCACCAGCGCCGACGTCGACGTGCACGAATACCGGATGGTGCCCCCGGACGGACTGTCGGACCACAGCGGGCAGTTCGCCGTCGTGTCGCCGTGA
- a CDS encoding glycosyltransferase family 4 protein yields the protein MANPEPRYDLTVALTYYTPYISGVTHTARVVAEGMAARGWRVAVVTSQHDRSTPRRETVAGVDIYRSPVLGQITRAQISPAYPVEAARIARRSSLLYLNLPMAEASVLARLAHPTPIVSMLHIDLYLPPGLLNRIAVAASDVTSRSALRRSAAVITNSDDQAHASKFWPLVRNKEFRPIPAPCLDRRDGRPHYRRTGGLHVGFLGRIVEDKGIVYLVRAFRQIADPDARLLIGGNYKTVMGGDNLADIRAEIGADSRIEVLGELRGQEIDDFYASIDVFALPSMAESFGIAQAEAMMCGVPSVTSDLPGGRYPVLATQFGTLIPPRDPEALRRAILDLAATPPDWREAKAREARKLFTAERSLDAHEELFDLVRERAARRVR from the coding sequence ATGGCCAATCCGGAACCGCGTTACGACCTCACCGTCGCACTCACCTACTACACCCCGTACATCTCCGGCGTCACCCACACCGCCCGCGTCGTGGCCGAGGGGATGGCCGCCCGTGGCTGGCGGGTCGCGGTCGTCACCAGCCAGCACGACCGGTCCACGCCCCGCCGCGAGACGGTCGCCGGCGTCGACATCTACCGGTCGCCGGTCCTCGGCCAGATCACCCGGGCCCAGATCAGCCCCGCCTACCCGGTCGAGGCCGCCCGGATCGCCCGCCGATCCTCGCTGCTCTACCTCAACCTGCCGATGGCGGAAGCCTCGGTGCTGGCCAGGCTCGCCCACCCCACCCCGATCGTGAGCATGCTGCACATCGATCTCTACCTGCCGCCCGGCCTGCTCAACCGGATCGCGGTCGCCGCCTCCGACGTCACCTCCCGGTCCGCGCTGCGCCGCTCCGCCGCCGTGATCACCAACAGCGACGACCAGGCCCACGCCTCGAAGTTCTGGCCCCTGGTACGGAACAAGGAGTTCCGCCCCATCCCCGCGCCGTGCCTCGACCGCCGGGATGGCCGGCCCCACTACCGCCGCACCGGTGGGCTGCACGTCGGCTTCCTCGGCCGCATCGTCGAGGACAAGGGGATCGTCTACCTCGTCCGGGCCTTCCGACAGATCGCCGACCCCGACGCCCGGCTGCTGATCGGCGGCAACTACAAGACCGTGATGGGCGGCGACAACCTCGCCGACATCCGGGCGGAGATCGGCGCCGACAGCCGCATCGAGGTGCTCGGCGAACTACGCGGCCAGGAGATCGACGACTTCTACGCCTCGATCGACGTGTTCGCCCTGCCGTCGATGGCGGAGTCGTTCGGCATCGCGCAGGCCGAGGCGATGATGTGTGGCGTACCGTCGGTCACCTCCGACCTGCCCGGCGGACGGTATCCGGTTCTCGCGACCCAGTTCGGCACGCTGATCCCGCCGCGTGACCCCGAAGCGCTGCGCCGGGCGATCCTGGACCTCGCCGCCACGCCGCCCGACTGGCGGGAGGCCAAGGCCCGGGAGGCCCGCAAACTCTTCACGGCCGAGCGGAGCCTGGACGCGCACGAGGAACTGTTCGACCTCGTCCGGGAACGGGCCGCCCGCCGGGTGCGGTGA